The genomic DNA CGCGATACTTGCGGGTGAGGTTAAGGATGTCGTTCTGGTTGATGTGACTCCGCTTTCGCTTGGCATAGAGACGCTTGGAGGCGTGTTCACGAAGATAATAGAGAGGAATACCCCTATACCTGTTTCAAAGAGCCAGATATTTACCACGGCTGCTGATAATCAGACCACGGTTGAGATACATGTGCTTCAAGGAGAGCGTCCAATGGCAGCGGATAACGTTTCCCTGGGAAGGTTTATCTTAACGGGGATCCCTCCGGCTCCGAGGGGAGTGCCTCAAATAGAGGTTACATTTAACATAGATGTTAACGGTATACTTCAGGTTTCCGCGAAAGATCTTGCAACGGGTAAAGAGCAGGCTATAACCATAAAATCAACGCGGCTTTCTGAAGAGGAGATAGAGAAGATGAGGAAAGAGGCGGAGCTACACGCTGAAGAGGATAAAAGAAGGAGGGAACTCGCCGAAACTCGCAATCAGGCGGATAGTCTCATATACTCTACCGAGAGGACAATGCGCGACTTTAAGGATAAGATTACCGATGCGGAAAGAGAGGAGCTTAATAAGGCTATAGAGGAGCTCAGAAAAGTGATGAGCGGAGAGGATATAAATGCCATAAAGAAAGCCATGGAAGATTTGACTAACAAGCTTCACAAGGTTACCTCGAGACTCTATCAGAGTGGAGTGGGGCCTCAGGCTGGAGCGGGTGCTCAGGGTGGAGCTACCGGTCCGGGTGGAGCGCAAGGCGGTAGCGGAGGAGAGGGTAAAACTATGGATGCTCAGTTTAAGGAGGCGAGTGGTGGTAGTCAATAATGAAGGATTATTACGAGATTCTTGGGGTTCCGAGAAACGCCTCTCAGGAGGAAATTAAAAGAGCATATAGAAGGCTTGTTAGAAAGTATCATCCGGATTTGAATAAAGGGAATCCGGAGGCGGAAAAGAGGTTTAAGGAGATAAACGAAGCTTATGAGGTCTTGAGCAACCCGGAAAAGAGAGCCAAGTATGATAGGTATGGTAGGGTAGATGGTGATTTCACTCCGCCTCCGGGCGGAGGATTTGATTTCGATTTCGGTAAGGGCTTTGATTTCGGCTTTGATCCTTTTGAGGATCTTTTTGAGAAATTTTTCGGAGGGGGTTTTAGAAAGAGAACGGAGGATATTGGACCCCGTAAAGGCGCTGATCTTGAAATGCCGCTTGAGATAACGCTTGAAGAGGCTTTTAGAGGGGGAGAAAAGGAGGTAAACGTCCCAAGGTGGAAGGTCTGTTCTACCTGTGGTGGGACGGGAGCAGCTCCTGGAGCTTCTCCACGAACCTGCCCTTACTGTCACGGAACTGGAAGACTGGAGGAGAGAAAGACGAGTCTTTTCGGGGAGTTTATAAGCGTTAAAACCTGTCCTTATTGTGGAGGCAAAGGGACTATAATAGATAAACCCTGTCATACCTGTAACGGAACGGGAAGGGTTAGGGAGTGGCGAAAAATCGTTGTTAACATTCCACGTGGGGTTGAAACTGGCATGAAGCTTAGGATTCCCGGTGAGGGTGAGCTTGGCGAAAGGGGAGGCCCACCAGGTGATCTTTATCTCGTTATAAACGTTAAACCGCATCCCCTCTTCGAAAGAAGAGGTAAGGATCTTTACTATAAGCTGAAGCTTTCCTTCCCGGAGCTTGCTTTGGGGGCTGATGTGGAGGTCCCCACGATAGAAGGAGAAAAGGCACGCCTTAAAATACCTCCGGGTACACAGGTAGGAGAGATCTTTAAGCTTTCAAGAAGGGGAATGCCGGGATTGAATGGTAAGGGTGGAAGAGGGAACATGTTTGTTGAAATTCAGATGGAGGTTCCCTCAAAGCTTACCGAGAGACAAAAGGATTTGCTCAGGGAGTTTGCGAAAGAAAGCGGTATAAAGGTTGGAGAGAGCTTGAGCTTTTTCCAAAGGTTTAAGAGGAGCTTTGGGGGATGAGATGGTATTATCTCGATTTTTATGGTGAGGATGAGCCATATCTTATAGAGAAAATCTCATCGCTGGGATTAACGGGGGTGGGTTTCCCGGGAAAGAAGGGAGCCCACCTTCGCGTTTACTTTAAGAGCCTTAGCGAGCGGGAACGAGTAAGATCCCTGCTTGAGGGGGAATTTCGTATGGAGTCTGGCGAGGAAGAGGACAAGGACTGGATAAGGGAAGTTGAGCGAGGATATGAACCGGTCAGGGCGGGATCTTTCGTAGTGATGCCCTCAAGCTTGATCCCTATCATTATAAAGCCAGGGATGGCTTTCGGCACAGGGTATCATCCCTCTACGAAATTAGCGTTGAGGCTTATAGATGAGGAGATTAAGGAACCGCGAGGATTCTCGCTTGACCTTGGGACGGGAAGCGGAATATTAGCGATAGCCCTGCATAGAAGAGGCGTTAAGCCCATAATTGCGCTTGATAAAGATCTCTTGGCGCTTAGAGAAGCGAGAGAGAATTTCCTTAGGAACGACGTTCAATCTGAGGTGGCTCTTATAGGTAGCGATCTATTAAGCGCAATTAAAGATGATTTGAAGTTCGAGATCGTGGTTGCGAATCTTCTTTTCCCAATATTCGAAATAGCCCTTCCTGAGATAGCTAAGCATATAGAAAGGGGTGGAATTTTTATAGCTTCAGGCATAACCGCCCGTGAAAGGGGCAGATTTTTGAACCTGATTGAAAGATACGGGTTCAAGCTCGCTTCGCTTTTAGAGGAGGAGGGTTGGATTGGAACGGCGGCGATTCTTCGCTGAGATCAAAAACGGAGAGGCTATAGTTAAGGGAGAGGAAGCTTATCATCTCTCCGTTGTTTTAAGGCTGGGTGAGGGAGATGAAGTTGAGCTCCTGACTAAGGAAGGAATATGGATAGGAAAAATAGTTAAGGTTTTGCGTGGGAAAGTAAAAGTTTCTTTAATTGAAAGGAAAAAGGTAGGGATCCTTCCCTATGAGGTTTTTCTCTTTCAAGGTATAACCAAAGGAAGGAGAATAGATTGGCTCGTTCAGAAGGCATCTGAGCTCGGTTGCAAGGCTTTTTATCCAATGATAACGAGGTATACCGTAGTTAGTGAGCTTGGAGACGAAAAACTCGAAAGATGGAGGAGGATTGCGCGCGAGGCTTCCAAGCAGTGTGGCAGGCAGGATGTTATGGAGGTTAAATCGCCTTTATCTTTTGGTGAAGCTATAGAGTTGATTGAGAGGGAAGGTGATTTTTTAAAGATAGCACCGAGTCTCAGAGGAGAACCGCTTCCGCTAAAGGACCTTCTTCTTGGTGATAAGAAATCCAAGGTTGCTGTGTTTATAGGTCCTGAAGGGGGATTTTCCCCGGAAGAGCTCGAACGCATGCTTTCCGCTGGCTTTATCAGCGTAAGGCTTGGACCTTATATTTTGAAAAGCGAGACAGCTTCTATCCTCGTTTTAAGCGCTCTTCTAACTCTCTGGGGTTGGGAATGAGAGTTTTTCTTTTTTCGCTTGGTTGCAGGGTGAATCAGTCTGAGATAGAGGGGCTTGCTTCGGAACTTGAAAGAGCTGGAATGAGGATAGTCGCTTCTCCCGAGGAAGCGGATATTATCGTGCTTAATACCTGTGCGGTGACAACCGAAGCGGAAAGGAAAAGCAGGCAGTATGTAAGAAGATTTAGGAGATTAAATCCAGGGGCGAAACTCGTTGCGCTTGGTTGCTATGTTCAGCTCGTTGGAGAGAAGGTTTTGAACCTCGGCGCTGATATAGCTTTTGGAAATTCTCGCAAGCGCGATTTGCTGAAAATCCTAAGGTTCGGAGGAGATAAGCGGGTTTTTTTAAGCCCTCGTCCTGAGAGAGGAGATTTCTTTTCTATTTCTGGAAAGCTTCATTATCATTCAAGGGCTTTCGTCAAGGTCCAGGATGGATGTGATGCCAAGTGTAGTTACTGTTTGATAAGGATTCTAAGGGGAAAGGGCGTTTCTCGTCCAATTCGGGATATCGTTTCAGAGGTACGCGGGCTTGTATCACGGGGATATGATGAAATAACAATAGTAGGAATTCATCTGGGAAGCTATGGAAGGGATCTGGGCGTTAACTTGAGAGAGTTGGTTGAAGAACTACTTAAGCTTCCTGGACTAAGGCTTCTCAGGCTTGGTTCGGTGGAACCCTTTGATTTGGGTGAGGATTTCATCGAGCTTTATGAAAGATTTGATAATTTGGCACCTCATCTTCATCTTCCCTTGCAGAGCGGAAGTAATAGAATACTTTCTTTAATGAGAAGGCCTTATACGTTTGAGAAATACCTTGAGCTGGTAGAGAAGCTCAGGGAGATCAGAGGGGATTTTAACATAACCACGGATATAATGATAGGCTTTCCGGGAGAGAGCGAAGGGGATTTTAATAGGACCCTTGAAGCTGTCGAGAAGATTTGGTTTGGAAGAATTCATATATTTAGGTATTCTCCAAGACCTTTTACCGAGGCTCTAAAGATGCCCTGCCTTTCTTCCTCCATTGTAGAAAGGAGACTCAAAGTTTTAAAGGAGATTACCTTAAGAAGCGCTCTTAGCTTTAACAAGTCGATAGTTGGAAAAACTTTCGATGCCCTTTATCTGGGGGGAAGGAGAGCGTTGCTTCCAAATTACGTGGAGGCGGAGCTTTCTGAGGAAGCTGAAGAGCGCTGGGTCAAGGTAAAGGTTGAAAAGGCATCT from Synergistota bacterium includes the following:
- a CDS encoding 50S ribosomal protein L11 methyltransferase, producing the protein MRWYYLDFYGEDEPYLIEKISSLGLTGVGFPGKKGAHLRVYFKSLSERERVRSLLEGEFRMESGEEEDKDWIREVERGYEPVRAGSFVVMPSSLIPIIIKPGMAFGTGYHPSTKLALRLIDEEIKEPRGFSLDLGTGSGILAIALHRRGVKPIIALDKDLLALREARENFLRNDVQSEVALIGSDLLSAIKDDLKFEIVVANLLFPIFEIALPEIAKHIERGGIFIASGITARERGRFLNLIERYGFKLASLLEEEGWIGTAAILR
- the mtaB gene encoding tRNA (N(6)-L-threonylcarbamoyladenosine(37)-C(2))-methylthiotransferase MtaB; the encoded protein is MRVFLFSLGCRVNQSEIEGLASELERAGMRIVASPEEADIIVLNTCAVTTEAERKSRQYVRRFRRLNPGAKLVALGCYVQLVGEKVLNLGADIAFGNSRKRDLLKILRFGGDKRVFLSPRPERGDFFSISGKLHYHSRAFVKVQDGCDAKCSYCLIRILRGKGVSRPIRDIVSEVRGLVSRGYDEITIVGIHLGSYGRDLGVNLRELVEELLKLPGLRLLRLGSVEPFDLGEDFIELYERFDNLAPHLHLPLQSGSNRILSLMRRPYTFEKYLELVEKLREIRGDFNITTDIMIGFPGESEGDFNRTLEAVEKIWFGRIHIFRYSPRPFTEALKMPCLSSSIVERRLKVLKEITLRSALSFNKSIVGKTFDALYLGGRRALLPNYVEAELSEEAEERWVKVKVEKASPRGVFARVLSR
- the dnaJ gene encoding molecular chaperone DnaJ produces the protein MKDYYEILGVPRNASQEEIKRAYRRLVRKYHPDLNKGNPEAEKRFKEINEAYEVLSNPEKRAKYDRYGRVDGDFTPPPGGGFDFDFGKGFDFGFDPFEDLFEKFFGGGFRKRTEDIGPRKGADLEMPLEITLEEAFRGGEKEVNVPRWKVCSTCGGTGAAPGASPRTCPYCHGTGRLEERKTSLFGEFISVKTCPYCGGKGTIIDKPCHTCNGTGRVREWRKIVVNIPRGVETGMKLRIPGEGELGERGGPPGDLYLVINVKPHPLFERRGKDLYYKLKLSFPELALGADVEVPTIEGEKARLKIPPGTQVGEIFKLSRRGMPGLNGKGGRGNMFVEIQMEVPSKLTERQKDLLREFAKESGIKVGESLSFFQRFKRSFGG
- a CDS encoding 16S rRNA (uracil(1498)-N(3))-methyltransferase — its product is MERRRFFAEIKNGEAIVKGEEAYHLSVVLRLGEGDEVELLTKEGIWIGKIVKVLRGKVKVSLIERKKVGILPYEVFLFQGITKGRRIDWLVQKASELGCKAFYPMITRYTVVSELGDEKLERWRRIAREASKQCGRQDVMEVKSPLSFGEAIELIEREGDFLKIAPSLRGEPLPLKDLLLGDKKSKVAVFIGPEGGFSPEELERMLSAGFISVRLGPYILKSETASILVLSALLTLWGWE